In Leopardus geoffroyi isolate Oge1 chromosome D1, O.geoffroyi_Oge1_pat1.0, whole genome shotgun sequence, the genomic stretch CAACACAATGATAGGGTGAAGGGTGTGCCAAGGAGGGATTCCCTGAGGAAGCCTCCTCCTAGGGATCGGGGACGGCTCTTTGGACATGTCACAGAAGTTGAGTCCAACAAAGATGAACAGGAAAAAGGGAGGagacattccaggcaaagggaactgCGCCTTTGAGGAGAAGCCCAGAATTGATCCCAAGATGCTGTCCCGCATCTCCCTTCTGCTCGGGAAGCCACCCCATCTCTGCTGTTAATGCAGGCTTTCCCGCACTCACAGGACCCTTTGCAGGCTTCCCCGGGGTCTGAATCCCacctccagcctcccctcccacccagtcCCTGTGTTCACCGAGGCCAGACCCATTCTTCCAAAGCCCTCTGATCATGCCAGGCCCTGAGAGCTCTCACAGGCTCCAATGCAGCCAGAAGGAAAACCGATCTCAACCCGGACTCCCAGGTCCCCAGGGGTCTCCCCGCAGCCCCCTCTGCaggctttttctctccttcccccccccccccgccccgaccacACGCCCCgctctcccaacaaacaaaatgccTTGTTCTTCAGACACATCCCTCCTCCCAGACTGTCCTCTTCTGCTCTCAGCGGTTCTGGAACACCCTTCTCCTGACCCTCCCCAGGGCTTAAATTACATCCATCTTGCAAGGCCTATCACAAATGTCCCTTTGGCCAGAAATCCTTCCCTAGTGTTCCACCCTCTCCTGAACCCCTGGAGCATTCTACTGCACCTCTGTGTGAAGTGTTATCATCTGCAGCAACCTCTTGATTTACCAGCGCCCTAGCAAGAAAACATTTGGTCTGCCTTGTCCTTGAGGAACCCACGGTGGTTCCCGAGaaccactgttttcttttctaaatgctttGAAACCCTATGCTGAACAGTCCGTTCTCCAATTTTGCTAACCATCAATAGCAAAACtggttattaaaaacaaaatgtggtccaaCCCCATGCTCCTGGTCCCTCTCCAAACTCTCCAAAACCCTGGTCACGATGCAGGGAGACAATCCAAGACTTCTTCATCCCAGCCAGTGCTGGAGGTGATACCCCGAGCCTcccgctctctacccctcccttcttACCAGTGCGGTTTCTGCCCTTCCCAGCCTAACTCCCTCTTCTCAACAAAGCGGAATGACGGGAAGAGAAGCAGGGcagttccggggcgcctgggtggcccagaccgctaagcatccaacttcagctcaggtcatggcctctcggttcatgggttcgagccccacattccaAATGCCTTTTCACATTCTCCTCCTGCTGTTCAGGAGCCCGACACAGTTCTGGCAATTCCGGGCCCCGGGGCTGGGCTCgtaccctctctcccttcccatccGTCTTAAACCTGAGCTCGCCCTGGGGTTTCCGGCAAGGCCCTATCGGCCTTCTTAGATTTTAGTCTCCCCCGTGTGAACTTTCAGAATAAGGGTCTTCCCATTTTAGAGTTTCTGTACACGGAATCTCGCATTTTCTGTGATTCGACAAAGCAGGCGTCGTCAGTCCTCTGGTAAGACTTAGGCTGGGGAGGTGCTCGTGGAAGGAGAGGAGCTAATGGGACGGACAGGAAGACAGCTAGAGGACAAAGAGCAGGCAGGTTGTATTCGCGTACTCCGGGAACTCAATAAATTCctccaggagggagaggaagaggggccgggaggtgggaggagaggtgcggggatgggaaggaggggtAGGAGTGGGAAGCGAGGACGGGGTGAGGGGACCCATGGAAGGATGCAGGCGGACGGCGGGGGCAGATGGCAGTGGGATGGGACAACACCGGGCACACCCACGAGAGAAGACGGGACGGGGTGGTGggcccgtggggggggggggggggggcaggagccAACTCACTTTTTCTCCTGAGTCTTCTTGACGACAAAGGCGATGAACTTCTTGAGCAACAGAATGCAGATGAGGAGCCCAATGACCCCGCCCACGACGCTCAAGATGATGAGGGTCACCGTGTTGTCCACTTCTTCCACTGCACGgccagagcagggagaggagggggtgggtgaggggagcAGGAGTCACCTCGAGCCTGGCATTACGGCAGCCCGGCGGCTACAGCCCTCCAACCTCGGGTCCGCGGCCCTCCCCAGGCCTTGCGGCGGGAAGTAGAAGCTGGAACATGGCGTCCACCAGGCTAAGGCACAACAGGAAGAGggccctcccccggccccctccGTGCACACACcctctcacagacacacacaccgtTCTGGAACAATCCAGACGCGGGGCCACAGCGGCTTTTGACCCCCAAATTGCCACATCGAATGTCATTGCTTCTTTCTGGCCCTCTTTTGTCCGGGCAGGAAAGATGAAGCATCTCCCTCTAACAACTTCTATGTGGCAGGAAGTCTTCAGGGTCAGGTCGTCCGGATTTCAACTACAGGATTTCAACAGTCACTAACGAGCTGGTAACTGGAGCTGGTCACTAACCCTTCTACCTCGGTTGCCTCATCTGAACTCCTGACTTCCGGAACCCCCTCCACTCCCTGTACCCCGACCTCCGTCGAGAAAATTCCACCCTTCCGGTTGTTTTGGCCAAAATGCTTGCAGTCATCCTtgacccctccctcctccaaaccCCACATCCCATTCACCTGAGAATCCCGATGGCCCTAACTTAAAAATCCCAGAATCTGACCTCTCAGGGCCACACTGGCCCAAGACATCCTGGCCTGGATGTTTGCAGGAGCCTCTTAACCAGACTCCTTACTTCATCATCTATTCTTTGCCCCGCAGAGAGCTTGTTCCAGGCTAACTCTTCTGCTCAGAGCTCTTTAGTGGCTCCCATCTCCCTCAGGCGTGTAAGGCCCCACACAATATGGCTTAATCCGACTCATTTCTATttgctctgctccagccacagtggcctctctctctttttttgtttttcttcccagcCACAGTGGTCTCTTTGATGTTCAAGtatctgcctcagggcctttgcccttgctgttccctctgcctagactATCTTCCCAAAGATATCCCCATTGCTTCCTCAAATGTCCTTCTTCTCTGTTGCCTTTTTGGGGCGGccttcccctctttccttccccattttgctttttcttcacaACACCAGCTATGTTCTCTTCGACgacatcattttcttctttattttgtttactatGTGTCTCCCCCGACTGGAAGGACATCTCCAGAAGGGCGGAACTTTGTCTACCTTGTTCATGCTGTATCTTCGGCACCTAGAGCAACGACTACCACACGGTAGGTACTCGATAACTATCTGCTGAATAGATGAATGAAGGAGtctataaaaatggagaaaaaatccCTTCAAAGGGACGTGTGAGGATCAAAGGAGCGAAGGTAAGACACAGCGCCTAACTCAGGGTCTGGCACCCAGAAATGCTCCATAAATGTggcttccctgcctctcctcttccctcatgGAAAGGCTGCACACAAAGTGGGATAACGTCCAAACATAGTAGAAGAGGTGATGCTATACACAGCGTTGACCCAGATGGCTCCAGGCTCATGGCGAGCTGCCTGGATGGCCGCTGGCTCTGCCCCTGACACGGCCAACAGTGAACCCATGGGCATCTCTCTCTCCAGGCCCCACATCATCCGGGAGGGCAGTGAACCCCCAGGAACACAAGAAATGCAGCCCAAGCAGGATCCTTGATCagcttccctccctttttttctctgcttctgtgccTCCTTAGCCTGGCAGACGCCCCATCCACGAAGCCCAGCCTAACACCTCCAGCCCCTTCTCCAACCACCTCTAGCGCCTGGAGTCATGTGACCACCTGGCTCCTCATCACCGGCTTCTTCACCCCCAATCCGTCCATCTGTGCCAGACGGCAACCCCCAACTGGGGTTTAAGCTCCAGAGGGGAGCAACCGTTCTTACCAACCTCAGTTGCCTGTGCCTCTCCACGTTCCACCCCTCCTTCAGTTCTCGGCTCACCTGTCTTCTGTCCTACCCTGAACTCTAAATTCCTCAAGGAAGAACGCTATGGATCAGTCGTAGCCCTTTTGGTTGGATACCTGGCATGCGACCAACAGCTGCTAAGGGAATCCACGAGAGCGGTAATAATCGGCACACCCCAAGAACTTCCCTGCCACAAAACACTCCTAGCTCGCGTCTCTACTTCTCACGGGTACCCTAGGAGAATgcagattttacagatgaggcaaacCGGCTCAGAGGAGCGACATGTATATCACGAGCTATTCAGCAGCAGAATTAAGTCTTCCTGCTCAGTTATTTGAGCTTCCAGACGTGACTCCAGTAACTCTCGAGagcataaaacaaaagcaaacaccgGTGGGGGCCATGTTGCCATTTCACTGTAACACTGAGTGGGGTATCCCTTGTCCCAGCCCCCACTGCTTACGTTTATCGACGACTTGGAGGGTGATGGTGGCCTGGTgatgaatatttttctccttgggGTTCCTCACATGGCAGGTGTATTTGCCCGTGTCGCTGAATTCCAGGTTCCTCAGCAGAATGGAAATGTTGTTCATCTTCTCCTTAGTGGAGCCCTCCAGAGTGATGCGGTCATCGTCTTTTGACTTCACCTTGGGGTCAGACTTCTCATTCTTCACTGTCCCATCTATGATCTgcagggggaaggaggtggggaagagatgGCCGAGAAAGAATCAGAGTCCTCAAAAGTCATGGCATCGCTTCAAGCCCATCCCTTAGGAGCCTCCCTGCCCAGGTCCAGAAAGCGCCTGCCGCCAGAGATGCTCCCCCCACTTGGTTTCCTCCCAATATCGATGACTCTGCCTGTCTAACCTGAATTTTGCTTGCTTCACGCTAAACCCATTTTCTGTCATTAAGGTCTCCCTGGAACGCAGCACAGCTTTTACTGTTTTCTCCTTAAAAGCCTTTTACGTAATGACTCTGGCAAATCCCACACTCATTTCCCTCTGtcaacaccccccccaccccggcctttGCTGACACCTTGTCCCCGGTCCCTCTGAATTCTGGCCCTCCGTCAAGATCTGGATCAGTCCCAATCCTACGGCACTGTCCATCAACAGCCTCTGAGTTCGGCGTTGAATTACATCCAGAGTTGGTCTCTTGTGGCTTCCTTACTTACACCTTGGGACCCCTACCGGACCACGCGGTGACTCCTCCCTAAGCCCCTGTTGACTGATCCACCCCACCCGCAGCCCACAGCCCTGCCCGATACTCCTGGgagcttcctcttccctcccttcaggTACAGCTCCCCAACCCTTCTCCCCTTGGCCTCTTCTCATTTGCTCTCTCCAAGCCTCCCAGAGGTCTTTTCTCTCTCccgttttttaaattattttcacacgAGCAATCCAAGTTTCAGGTATTCCTTCAGACCAGACAAGGACTCTAGCCAAGAATTCCCACAAATCCCCCGATTCTGGAAACACAGTCTAAGCTTTCCTCCCACTTGGAGCCTTCTGGACAGCTCTGGGAAGAATGCTAGGAGCCAGGGTGACACGAGGTGGATTCTGGGGACCATTGCAGCGATGTCAGTCCAGAAGGGACCAGACCAGGGGAACGGGAGGCAGGGGTAAGGCACAGGGAGCtgagctgtcccctcccctccccccacgacTTACAATCCTGAATGTGTCACTGCTGTTGTATGACCACCAGAAGTAGAGGTCCTGGAagccaaagcagctggagaacgTGCAGGGCAGCAAGATCTCCGTGCCGTTGACGGCGTAGATGGTGGTGGCTTTTCCCACGGACACCTCCAGCGACAGGGACATGGGGAGCAGGAAGAGACCTGTGTGAGAGACACCACCCCCCTTAATAAAACCCCACGGGAATCCCCAGCCTGGAGCTCTGGAAGAGGACACTCGGGCAGGGAGGAGTGGCTTGGCCGGGCAGGGAGGTCTCTGTCACCCTCGGTATCAACTTGGGGAGGACGGTCCTCTTCACTGCAGCTCacactgcctgagccacccgcCCTCATTCATTTCTCCCGCCTGGCCCCGGGCCGGTGAGCCGCCCTTGTGGCACACGGAATGACCACCAGGGGTCACCCCAACCCAAGAAAAAGGGGCCCTCGCCGCGAGTCGGCGCCCCCTAACCTGCGGGGCAGTCCCTGAAAGTGCCATTCCCGGCACCCCGCCGGTGCCGGACGGGCTCGGCCTATTGGCGGTGGGAATGGCCCCTGGGACGCTGCGCGGCCCCCTCGTTACATTTCCcggattggggggtggggatgaggcgAGGTCCCGCgcggggaagaagggaaaatgggcAAACCCAGTCCCCGACACCGCGCAGCGACCTCTTGGTCCTGAGCCCTGGACCCTCGCACCGGCCCCCAGGGGCTGAGAGGCTGAGGGCCACCTCCCGCCGGACTGTGCCTGCCGGGCCGGGTCCCACGGCCCCTGGACACCTGCCGGATCCTGAGAACAGGAGGAAGGCGACCCCCCGGGCCAGGACCCACGGTGGGGGGGACCGGGGGACcgggagagggggtggggtggctcgGAGGCTCGGGTCAGGCGAATGTAGGAGAGAGGGAGCGGGCAGACCCCGCTGGAGGCAGAGTCCCGACGACAGGGATGCACGGGATACGGGCGGTGTGGAGGGTGCCGGACCGCTGTCCCCTCCCGGCCCGGAGTAGCCCGGACTGTTCCCCACACCCCGGGGCCCCTCTCGGCCCTCGTTCCGGGAACGTttggcaccccacccccaccccccccccccccccccccccgccgccggtCTCTTTCTCCCAACCTCGCACCCACTACTCAGGACATCATTGGGCCTGGGAACCATCAGTCTCCACTCGCCACTGGGACCCACCTCGTGGCCCTGGCTCTCCTCCTGTCCCACAGAGTCCTTTGAGGAGCCCCGCGatagggggtgtggggaggaggggcgtCAGAATAAGATGCCTAGCTGTCCTTGCCCCTAAGTGAAAGGGGCACCCGGGGTCGCCCTGAGCGAGGTCTCAGAGAGGGTCCTACTCAGGTTCCCAGCCATCCCCGGAATAATGACCCTTTTTCCCGGGCCCAGAGCTCTGCTACAGGCCGCGCGTGGGTGATCCCATTTCATTCCCAACTCACACCTGGAAGATGGGTATTTCTGtaagactgagccactcaggcgcccggacttccagctcaggtcaggatctcactgtggGTTCCACCCCTGCCTCCAGCGACGGGGCTGagggctcggaacctggagcctgcttccgattctgggtctccctctcgctctgcccctcccccgctctcgctctgtctcaccctctcaaaaataaaaataagcattacaaatAAAAAGGTGGGTATCAGCAATCCTACACTTTACAGACGGGAAAAGTGAGACTCCGAAAAGCAAAGCGTGTTGCCCAAAGTTGTACAACTCATGGGGTTCTGGAAACGTGAACCCAGGTCTGACCCAAGAGCTAGTGGGCAGGAGAGAGCAGCCTTGTGGCTGCACTGACTCCCGTCCCGAAGTTTCCCTGATTTTTCTTCCCAGACTGCAGCTCCTCCCAGCTGCTTGGACCTCCGGCCTGGCGTTCCCAGAGTGCCCCAGGCTGATCCGTTACTCTCACTGCCCATCTTAGAGACGGGACAGCAAGGCCCCACATGGGAAGTGACTTGGCTGCACTGACCGGGGGTGATGGCTGGGCCCcctgaggccccccccccctccccctcagcccagATCCGCTCTGTAGACAGTCCGTAGATGGGTGTTGTTCCCAAGACAGCCGGGGTCAGTCCTTGTCTTAGGGGTCACCaacctctctctttgtcccatcCTGACTCTCAAGGACCTCTTTTGTCTACCGTGATTCCTTCATGGTCCCTAATCAGTTTCCCCTTGCTTTGCTCACCGGAGGTAATGATGCACCTAAGCAGTGCTTTTTAAATGACAGCGAAGGGCTCCAAGGAGAGCCAACGGCCCGCCTCTTGCACTCAGGGCTCCACTCAGCTTCTTCACGTCCCCTCAGTCCCCTCAGCTGCTGAAGGCAACGTGGAGGGCTCTCACCTCGAAGGTCAGAAGGAACACGCAATGGTCCAGGAACCCATCATGGCCCCTGCCAGTGTCGATCACAGCCGATACTTACTGAGAatgtactatgtgccaggcacatcgGATCTATACCCATCCTGTGAGCAACGTGCTATGATAAGTCCATATTATAGATGAGACAActagcacagagaggttaagtggctcgCCTTTCGGTCAACAAGAAACATTTCCAGCATTCCAAAGCCCCAAAGCAAGAAACTCCTTGCTCACATCCTAGTAGAGAAGGGTTTGCCCGCCAAGGTTCCCATGAGTGTTGAGAAGTTAGCCCTCATTCTTCGATCAGCTCTTACGTGCCAGGAATTGTTCTAGAATGTGGCTTTCCAACTTGAGACAGCATGGGGATCGCCTGGAGGACACTTACAGATGGCTTGGCCCCACCtctggagtttctgattcagtccAGAGAGCCTACTGGAAATTAGAGATTtgcatttctaggggcgcctggggggctcggtgggttaagcttctgaagcttcatttcggctcaggtcatgatctcatggttcctgggttcgagccccacattgggctcggtgctgacagtgcagagcctgctggggagtctctctctctctctctctctctctctctctctctctcaaaataaataaacatttttaaaaaaagaaatttgcatttcttcatgTTCTCAGGGAATACTTTGGTCAGCAAcaacactttgaaaaccactgtcctAGAGGATTTATCCATATTAACGCCAGCTTTTATTAGAACACCAAAAGGTAGgtataatttttctcattttacagatggtgaaatcgaggctcagagagcttacaTAACTTGTCCAGGGCCACATAGTAACTGGTGAATCTGGGACTGAGCCCAGGGCATGTTATATGCcctgtctcatttaatcctcataataatcctACGAGGTAGTTATTTTTATCCttaatatacaaaatgaaaggaacaggctcagagaaaatcacttgctcaaggccacacaccCGGTGAGTGGAATAAGCCGCATTCACACTCTCAAGGCTAGCTCGGCTCACTGCTCctggtttcctttttccct encodes the following:
- the SCN4B gene encoding sodium channel subunit beta-4 isoform X2 — translated: MSLSLEVSVGKATTIYAVNGTEILLPCTFSSCFGFQDLYFWWSYNSSDTFRIIIDGTVKNEKSDPKVKSKDDDRITLEGSTKEKMNNISILLRNLEFSDTGKYTCHVRNPKEKNIHHQATITLQVVDKLEEVDNTVTLIILSVVGGVIGLLICILLLKKFIAFVVKKTQEKKKECLMSSSGNDNTENGLPGSKAEEKAPTKV
- the SCN4B gene encoding sodium channel subunit beta-4 isoform X1; amino-acid sequence: MPGAGDRGAAPARWLGTGLLGLFLLPMSLSLEVSVGKATTIYAVNGTEILLPCTFSSCFGFQDLYFWWSYNSSDTFRIIIDGTVKNEKSDPKVKSKDDDRITLEGSTKEKMNNISILLRNLEFSDTGKYTCHVRNPKEKNIHHQATITLQVVDKLEEVDNTVTLIILSVVGGVIGLLICILLLKKFIAFVVKKTQEKKKECLMSSSGNDNTENGLPGSKAEEKAPTKV